A DNA window from Fusarium fujikuroi IMI 58289 draft genome, chromosome FFUJ_chr11 contains the following coding sequences:
- a CDS encoding related to TOB3 (member of AAA-ATPase family) — translation MESPVSPNNPASFSPVPQSSPQIGAPSEVTVPAPASKPLSVKDSQAQNAETEEPVAASDSDLRKKVLLAVHVLEDEVKELHSLLSDSVTMNLDEHLKLIKGLVKETNQKVGQIDDDGDQTKSKPQKENPAVVKADQQDDELVCSVKRCSMASWSKEQPKPEHVIAAHYISPVMINTTSEVRGAGKGNTDRQERPQRVELASDVLIHELEDIAGIDLETQASVLFAPPYKLFIKYYDGICERLLFLQNNIPSECKKCDAPCEKAFPVPLEARTPTLATSIAKSADDAKRPEKRSSSEGEPPGSKNDKSSDINDDASMKRKEWITRMDHLRLLKEFIDSELAPQLKVFAKANTSDLEKIAFEDLYFLFSAGDVVFFKDRGYDRLGRVYAVTGGQQRKQRDSTRFDPFRDAKDKSTEGYAYNSTRGSWNSLTVNYYTMEYDGYYLGPSDACKHIRHYTGERNITDLPIFPLRFHKMKVEIERRLMERGKRYCSSYGHKSYSGTTCPSDNKESPEEIFGDMFVDFKDYYRMPPGWTPYDYRSRTRHPPSRPELGNIRPLESDPSETQETVSDDTQYHLYDKEVDDKSFDDFMMSHLNELEVVKLETDQVPVKSLLLLPHWVPAYFFRTRRYERVDVDKIQDIDKSDEARDSSFEDLVILDSHRSLLLGLVRNLVVGSNSDTGPSGVGDGSTQIDIVRGKGRGLIILLHGPPGSGKTSTAETLAAYSRRPLYPITCGDLGTSPDAVERTLVEHTERAQRWGCVLLLDEADVFLSRRDWRDTNHNALVSVFLRQLEYYSGILFLTTNKVGVIDEAFKSRIHVSLAYPNIKLQETLHIWEGILNRLEKDNQTARIRVKFDRSALLSFAKRHYKCHESTSSTWNGRQIRNAFQLAISLGHHDRDQKLRAANLTDEQAIASGGKKWTSVRLTTANFDNIATTAREFEDYLQNTRGHDSEIAKNLSLRHDDDTEDTPTSSQFNRMQKGYKEQSRAYLSPRHSSHERGASRSSHGYTSGRPRLGGQHESTAESSRRIRNQEIADEQDRNDQDEEHEADIIDDISSDED, via the exons ATGGAAAGCCCCGTGAGCCCAAATAACCCCGCGTCGTTCAGCCCTGTACCCCAGTCAAGCCCGCAAATTGGTGCTCCAAGTGAAGTCACGGTGCCAGCCCCTGCTAGCAAGCCGCTGTCAGTTAAGGATTCTCAAGCACAGAATgcagaaacagaagaacCGGTTGCGGCGTCTGATTCTGATCTACGGAAAAAAGTCCTATTAGCCGTGCACGTactggaagatgaagtcaAAGAGCTACACAGCTTACTATCGGATTCTGTCACCATGAATCTAGACGAACATCTCAAATTAATCAAGGGTCTGGTGAAGGAGACCAATCAAAAAGTTGGCcagattgatgatgacggaGATCAGACTAAGTCTAAGCCACAGAAGGA AAATCCTGCAGTAGTCAAGGCTGACCAGCAAGACGACGAGCTGGTTTGCAGCGTGAAGCGCTGTAGTATGGCATCTTGGTCAAAAGAACAGCCTAAACCTGAACATGTTATTGCCGCCCATTATATTTCCCCAGTCATGATCAATACTACAAGCGAAGTAAGGGGAGCGGGGAAGGGTAATACTGACCGTCAAGAGCGACCTCAGAGGGTAGAACTGGCCTCTGATGTTTTAATTCACGAACTAGAGGATATTGCGGGCATTGACCTCGAAACGCAAGCATCTGTACT ATTCGCGCCTCCCTACAAA CTGTTCATTAAATACTACGATGGCATATGCGAAAGGCTCTTGTTTCTCCAGAACAATATACCATCAGAATGTAAGAAGTGTGACGCTCCCTGTGAAAAAGCATTTCCGGTACCACTGGAAGCACGGACGCCCACTTTGGCTACAAGCATAGCAAAGTCAGCCGATGACGCAAAAAGGCCAGAGAAACGATCAAGTTCGGAAGGCGAGCCACCTGGGAGCAAAAATGATAAATCAAGCGACATAAATGACGACGCATCGATGAAGCGCAAGGAATGGATAACTCGTATGGACCATCTGAGACTTCTCAAGGAATTTATCGATAGCGAATTGGCACCACAACTCAAGGTCTTTGCCAAGGCCAATACTAGTGATCTTGAAAAGATTGCTTTCGAGGacttatatttccttttctctgcGGGTGATGTagtcttcttcaaagataGAGGCTATGATCGACTAGGCAGAGTATATGCAGTAACTGGGGGGCAGCAGCGGAAGCAGCGAGATTCAACGCGCTTCGATCCCTTTCGTGACGCCAAAGACAAGTCTACTGAAGGGTACGCCTACAACTCGACACGAGGGTCCTGGAACTCACTAACCGTCAACTACTACACAATGGAATATGATGGCTACTATCTCGGTCCCAGTGATGCATGCAAACACATTAGGCATTATACTGGAGAACGAAACATCACCGACCTCCCCATCTTTCCACTCAGGTTCCACAAGATGAAAGTCGAGATAGAGAGACGTCTCATGGAAAGGGGCAAGAGGTACTGCTCTTCATATGGACACAAGAGCTACAGTGGTACTACTTGCCCCAGTGACAACAAGGAATCCCCAGAGGAGATATTTGGCGACATGTTCGTAGACTTCAAAGACTACTACCGCATGCCCCCAGGTTGGACTCCCTACGACTATCGGTCCAGAACTAGGCACCCACCTTCAAGACCCGAGTTAGGTAATATACGCCCCCTAGAGTCAGATCCCTCTGAGACTCAGGAAACTGTTTCTGATGATACACAATACCATCTGTACGACAAAGAGGTGGACGACAAATCGTTCGACGATTTCATGATGTCTCATCTgaatgagcttgaggttgttAAGCTTGAAACAGATCAAGTACCAGTAAAAAGTTTGTTACTACTCCCTCATTGGGTCCCTGCGTACTTCTTTCGCACTCGTCGCTATG aaCGCGTTGATGTAGACAAGATACAAGATATTGACAAGAGTGATGAAGCAAGGGACAGCAGCTTTGAGGACCTGGTGATTCTGGATAGCCATCGGAGCCTTTTGCTGGGTCTCGTCAGAAACCTTGTAGTGGGATCGAATTCAGATACCGGACCCTCAGGTGTCGGGGACGGTTCAACTCAAATCGATATCGTTCGGGGCAAAGGGCGTGGCCTGATCATTCTCTTACATGGGCCACCGGGATCTGGAAAGACAAGCACCGCTGAGACACTCGCAGCATATAGTAGACGACCACTCTATCCAATCACATGCGGAGACCTTGGCACTAGCCCTGATGCTGTGGAAAGGACTCTGGTGGAACATACAGAGAGGGCTCAACGATGGGGCTGTGTCTTGCTTTTGGACGAAGCAGACGTTTTCCTAAGTCGTAGGGACTGGCGAGACACCAACCACAATGCTTTAGTATCTG TTTTCCTCCGCCAGCTAGAGTACTATTCGGGAATCTTGTTCCTGACCACAAACAAAGTCGGTGTTATTGACGAAGCATTCAAATCCCGTATTCATGTGTCCTTGGCATATCCAAACATTAAATTGCAAGAGACATTACATATATGGGAGGGTATTCTAAACCGACTTGAAAAGGACAATCAAACTGCAAGAATCAGAGTCAAATTCGATAGAAGcgctcttctttcttttgccaAGAGACATTACAAGTGTCACGAAAGTACAAGCAGTACCTGGAATGGCCGACAAATTCGCAATGCGTTCCAACTGGCGATTTCTTTGGGGCATCACGATCGGGACCAGAAGCTGCGAGCTGCAAACTTGACCGATGAACAGGCCATAGCAAGTGGTGGTAAAAAGTGGACATCAGTGAGGCTGACCACCGCCAATTTTGACAACATTGCAACAACGGCGAGAGAGTTTGAAGACTATCTCCAAAACACTAGGGGGCATGACAGTGAAATAGCAAAG